In Microvenator marinus, one genomic interval encodes:
- a CDS encoding ATPase, T2SS/T4P/T4SS family, whose product MKQIRVVDNFGKEYFYPVEQAVAEISIGRSQNNDIILGSKTVSRRHATIKVMGDRILLVNQSANGCMVNGERVDRVREMRLGEAAQIDIYMVSVEGPGAQSGASAPISPVSRSAQVSETGQSIRPAISPTPRPSGPSSQSQPQPTSAPLPKRHSHGRDMGTRELRSNDPEDVRNFLGFLAPDAQPPEPRISLTGTKVEMLPREQRNEIIRFKHQLHEELKERLDLHSFEITDYASPRVVRQVSEKLKELLQIHGHLIPPPFTKEGVFKDLMDDVCGLGAIEDLIKHRKVTEVMVVDREHIYAEMGGKLILTDRFFNDEKAMMTVIERIVIPRGRRIDESTPLVDTRLADGSRVNAVIPPLALKDPCLTIRKFPEDRLGIGDLIKFQSLTPEMGKFLARAVRGRKNIIISGGTGSGKTTLLNVLSSFIGPTERVVTIEDAAELQLQQEHVVSLETKPPNLEGKGAIEIRDLVKNALRMRPDRIVVGECRSGEALDMLQAMNTGHDGSMTTVHSNSPIEAISRLETLVLMSGMELPTRAIREQIANSVNIIVQQSRFSDGSRRVTYISEVVGIDDDGFVHIEDIYRYKQTGIDEKNKVQGYHLATGYLPTFVQEFIVKGLATAEDFF is encoded by the coding sequence ATGAAGCAAATACGCGTCGTTGATAACTTCGGCAAAGAGTACTTCTATCCCGTAGAGCAGGCTGTAGCCGAAATATCGATCGGACGAAGTCAGAATAACGATATCATCTTGGGGTCAAAAACCGTCAGCCGACGGCACGCCACCATCAAGGTGATGGGCGATCGTATCCTTCTTGTGAATCAGTCGGCCAATGGATGTATGGTCAACGGCGAGCGCGTCGATCGCGTCCGTGAAATGCGGCTCGGAGAGGCGGCTCAGATCGATATCTACATGGTCAGTGTGGAAGGACCGGGCGCCCAATCAGGCGCGTCTGCTCCGATCTCCCCTGTCTCTCGATCTGCACAGGTCTCGGAGACGGGTCAGAGCATTAGACCGGCCATTTCCCCGACACCGAGGCCGAGCGGTCCATCGTCGCAATCGCAACCGCAGCCAACGTCTGCGCCGTTGCCGAAGCGTCACTCGCACGGTCGAGACATGGGAACGCGCGAGCTTCGGTCCAATGATCCCGAAGATGTACGAAACTTCCTCGGCTTCCTTGCGCCGGATGCACAGCCTCCTGAGCCGCGCATCAGCCTCACGGGTACTAAGGTGGAGATGCTTCCTAGGGAGCAGCGAAACGAAATCATTCGCTTCAAGCATCAACTCCACGAAGAACTCAAAGAAAGGCTCGACCTCCACTCCTTTGAGATTACTGACTACGCGTCTCCTCGAGTGGTTCGCCAGGTCTCTGAAAAGCTCAAAGAGTTGCTTCAAATTCACGGCCACCTCATTCCGCCACCATTTACCAAAGAAGGCGTCTTCAAGGATTTGATGGACGACGTGTGTGGCTTGGGCGCGATCGAGGACCTGATCAAACACCGCAAAGTGACCGAGGTCATGGTTGTGGATCGCGAGCATATCTACGCGGAGATGGGCGGAAAGCTGATTCTCACAGACCGATTCTTTAACGACGAAAAAGCGATGATGACGGTCATCGAGCGTATCGTGATTCCTCGCGGCCGTCGTATCGATGAATCGACTCCGCTGGTTGATACTCGTTTGGCTGACGGATCTCGCGTTAATGCCGTGATTCCTCCGCTTGCGCTTAAAGACCCGTGCTTGACCATTCGTAAGTTCCCTGAGGATCGCCTCGGTATTGGCGATCTCATCAAGTTTCAGTCCTTGACCCCGGAAATGGGTAAGTTCCTCGCCCGTGCAGTTCGTGGGCGTAAGAACATCATCATTTCGGGTGGTACAGGGTCCGGTAAGACCACGCTCTTGAACGTGCTCTCGTCCTTCATCGGGCCCACAGAACGTGTTGTGACCATCGAAGATGCGGCCGAGCTACAGCTTCAGCAGGAACACGTGGTGAGTCTCGAGACCAAACCTCCGAACTTGGAAGGTAAAGGAGCGATCGAGATCCGTGACCTCGTGAAAAATGCGCTCCGGATGCGTCCTGACCGAATTGTGGTCGGTGAGTGTCGAAGTGGTGAAGCACTCGACATGTTGCAGGCCATGAACACCGGTCACGACGGGTCCATGACAACCGTTCACTCGAATAGCCCTATTGAGGCCATTTCTCGCCTCGAAACCCTGGTTCTGATGAGTGGTATGGAGCTCCCGACACGCGCGATTCGTGAGCAAATTGCCAACTCGGTGAACATCATCGTTCAGCAGTCTCGCTTCAGTGACGGGTCTCGCCGCGTCACCTATATCTCAGAGGTAGTCGGGATCGACGATGACGGTTTTGTGCACATTGAGGATATTTATCGCTACAAGCAGACGGGCATTGACGAGAAAAACAAAGTGCAGGGATATCACCTCGCGACGGGCTATCTTCCTACGTTTGTGCAGGAATTTATCGTGAAAGGATTGGCCACAGCAGAAGACTTCTTCTAG
- a CDS encoding type II secretion system F family protein, with the protein MGDMTIIVAIALAFIAAALAVVGGGEWAASKVAKERGVYERIVGKELYRLFLDVSPQEFFLLHIVFFAFAIVMMSILLGDWLFGTVVGAVIGIMGPRFYLQSSWKKRLRMIDEQVEESMIYMANSFKANPALPDAIQDCINSMGPPITQEFSVLLKEYKLGTPLDQALINMQQRVPARNLQLAVSALIIGRTVGGNIPKILEDIASTIRESYRLERVIDTQTAQGKMQAWVMGLMPAVVVGLFYLMDPELITPLFETLPGYGILAVAAILNVIGVVLILKIIRIQV; encoded by the coding sequence ATGGGAGATATGACAATCATTGTCGCCATTGCGCTTGCATTCATCGCCGCCGCTCTGGCTGTGGTCGGAGGAGGCGAGTGGGCTGCCTCGAAGGTTGCCAAAGAACGTGGTGTTTACGAGCGTATCGTAGGAAAGGAGCTTTACCGACTCTTCCTCGACGTTTCGCCACAAGAGTTCTTCCTCCTTCACATCGTGTTCTTTGCGTTCGCGATTGTCATGATGAGTATCCTACTTGGCGACTGGCTCTTCGGAACCGTTGTTGGAGCCGTTATCGGCATCATGGGGCCGAGGTTCTACCTTCAGAGTTCGTGGAAAAAGCGTCTGCGAATGATCGACGAACAGGTCGAAGAGTCCATGATTTACATGGCGAACAGCTTCAAAGCTAACCCTGCACTTCCTGACGCTATCCAAGACTGTATCAATTCGATGGGTCCTCCAATTACGCAGGAATTCAGCGTTTTGCTCAAAGAGTACAAACTCGGTACTCCCCTCGATCAAGCGCTCATCAATATGCAACAGCGCGTTCCAGCAAGGAACCTGCAGCTCGCCGTATCGGCGCTCATTATTGGAAGAACGGTGGGTGGCAATATCCCAAAAATTCTGGAAGATATCGCGTCGACCATCCGAGAGAGCTATCGTCTTGAGCGCGTCATCGATACTCAGACTGCGCAAGGAAAGATGCAGGCTTGGGTTATGGGCTTGATGCCTGCGGTGGTTGTGGGGTTGTTCTACTTGATGGACCCCGAGCTCATTACGCCTCTATTCGAGACATTGCCTGGGTACGGCATTCTGGCTGTGGCTGCGATTCTTAACGTTATCGGCGTCGTCTTGATTCTCAAGATTATCCGTATTCAAGTCTGA
- a CDS encoding type II secretion system F family protein: MFGIPTQVFAYLSVILIFIAFSLFVFGFVPDEVEEDEIFGYRLTKRKRLLENNDLYAITLPLIKIFAHYFRSMPDTKFFQISKLRMDLRDKLMRSGFMGAFTPNEFLGLCCVSALGMFLALFFLTMMMTGLPQIPVAVIASGVGFYMPFLSLNGAIVERLMEIDRRLPYTVDLLVLSMRAGLDFMTALDRVVTRGQEQNPDDPMCQELGVVLQEMRVGTARSDALINLCERVKSDYLQSMVGTILQSEKRGSPLANVLEVQVDTIRNKRTQKIEKMASQAAVKILMPLMFIFGAVIVVVMGAMVLKIMNQ, from the coding sequence ATGTTTGGAATCCCAACACAAGTCTTTGCGTACCTCTCGGTCATTCTCATATTCATCGCCTTCTCCCTCTTTGTTTTTGGGTTTGTGCCTGATGAAGTGGAAGAGGACGAGATCTTCGGCTACCGCCTCACCAAGAGAAAGCGTCTACTCGAGAACAACGATCTCTACGCGATTACGCTGCCTCTGATTAAGATTTTCGCTCACTATTTCCGGAGCATGCCGGATACAAAGTTCTTTCAGATCTCCAAGCTTCGCATGGACCTTCGCGACAAGCTGATGCGTTCTGGCTTCATGGGTGCGTTCACTCCAAACGAGTTCCTTGGCCTTTGTTGTGTTTCAGCACTCGGAATGTTTCTGGCACTCTTCTTTCTCACCATGATGATGACAGGGCTTCCGCAGATTCCTGTGGCTGTGATCGCATCAGGAGTGGGCTTCTACATGCCATTTTTGAGCTTGAATGGAGCGATCGTGGAGCGCTTGATGGAGATCGACCGCCGACTCCCTTACACCGTCGACCTTTTGGTGCTTTCAATGCGCGCTGGTCTTGACTTCATGACCGCGCTCGACCGCGTTGTGACTCGTGGTCAGGAGCAGAATCCAGATGACCCGATGTGCCAGGAATTGGGCGTGGTTCTTCAGGAGATGCGCGTGGGTACGGCGCGTTCAGATGCGTTGATTAACCTTTGTGAGCGCGTGAAGTCCGACTATCTGCAATCGATGGTCGGAACCATTCTTCAGTCTGAGAAACGCGGTAGCCCTCTTGCGAACGTGCTTGAGGTGCAGGTGGATACCATCCGAAACAAGCGTACTCAAAAGATCGAGAAAATGGCCAGTCAGGCCGCGGTTAAGATTCTTATGCCACTGATGTTCATCTTCGGTGCTGTGATCGTGGTGGTCATGGGCGCCATGGTTCTGAAGATCATGAATCAGTGA
- a CDS encoding FHA domain-containing protein, with translation MSFWLEHEQDGQRQKYTFDTPSISIGRDQSADFVLDHPTVSRQHARIVGQGGAYRLVVLSKGGLTAINGSAVSGEVALSDGNALQIGQFSFVFRADAPSYAQPNSQPGFGGFGAPPSSSGFGAPPASGGFGTPPASGGFGAPPASGGFGAPPASGGFGAPPAPSGFGAPPASGGFNQPASPPSGFGTPPSSGGFGTAPPASGGFGQPSGFGQPSGFGQPASSPGQPAPPRDDNHITSWDEIAQSADAMGEKEVAETDFQRLEAAQKKATEKSQRTNPLLILVVLAAVGGTGWFVFGDGPKQKAETSQEISETEPLRFQGSEVDCVGAAECTERATNEFRVAEQLSQKIEVDIRNRFDAYFKYELALALLEKGGVDPIPPQFASLKTNRDKLRTELDTIFQQRRVRYHDLSKRKMYREMVAILNEVQAIFPYKGARENIWAVKLERDLKDQNLYPMTPY, from the coding sequence ATGTCGTTTTGGTTAGAGCATGAACAGGATGGGCAGCGTCAAAAGTACACGTTTGACACGCCCAGCATCTCCATCGGTCGTGACCAGAGCGCAGATTTCGTGCTCGATCACCCGACCGTTTCCCGTCAGCATGCGCGCATTGTAGGGCAGGGCGGCGCGTATCGTCTTGTTGTCCTTTCAAAAGGCGGACTCACTGCGATCAATGGATCTGCAGTCAGTGGAGAAGTCGCTCTTAGTGACGGAAACGCCCTTCAGATAGGGCAGTTTTCCTTCGTGTTCCGCGCCGACGCTCCTTCATACGCTCAACCAAATAGTCAGCCAGGCTTTGGCGGTTTTGGTGCGCCACCTTCATCGAGTGGCTTTGGTGCCCCTCCCGCTTCTGGTGGATTCGGCACTCCTCCCGCTTCTGGTGGATTCGGAGCACCCCCTGCCTCAGGCGGTTTTGGAGCCCCTCCCGCGTCTGGTGGTTTTGGCGCACCTCCCGCACCGAGCGGCTTTGGTGCCCCTCCGGCGTCAGGTGGATTTAATCAGCCGGCAAGTCCACCCAGTGGATTCGGAACGCCACCTTCATCTGGTGGCTTTGGAACTGCACCGCCTGCTTCGGGCGGATTTGGACAGCCATCGGGTTTTGGACAGCCATCGGGTTTTGGCCAGCCTGCGTCTTCTCCCGGTCAACCCGCTCCTCCACGCGACGACAACCACATCACTTCGTGGGATGAAATCGCTCAGAGCGCGGATGCCATGGGGGAAAAGGAGGTTGCTGAGACGGATTTCCAGAGGCTTGAGGCAGCGCAGAAGAAAGCTACCGAAAAGTCTCAGCGCACGAATCCACTTCTCATTCTCGTGGTCTTGGCCGCCGTAGGTGGGACTGGATGGTTCGTATTTGGTGACGGGCCGAAACAAAAAGCGGAAACCAGCCAAGAGATTAGCGAGACTGAGCCTTTGCGCTTCCAGGGTAGCGAAGTCGATTGTGTGGGCGCAGCCGAGTGCACGGAGCGAGCGACCAACGAGTTCCGTGTGGCCGAACAATTGTCTCAAAAGATCGAAGTGGATATTCGAAACCGATTCGATGCTTACTTCAAGTATGAGTTGGCGCTTGCCCTTCTCGAGAAAGGCGGTGTGGATCCGATACCGCCACAGTTTGCCAGTCTGAAGACGAATCGCGACAAGCTCCGTACCGAGTTGGATACAATTTTCCAGCAGCGGCGCGTCAGATACCACGACCTTTCGAAGCGTAAAATGTACCGAGAGATGGTGGCTATCCTGAATGAAGTTCAGGCTATTTTCCCCTACAAGGGCGCGAGAGAGAATATCTGGGCGGTCAAACTTGAGCGCGATCTCAAGGATCAGAACCTCTATCCCATGACCCCGTATTGA
- a CDS encoding tetratricopeptide repeat protein, which translates to MKRLLVVFFLAFGTLAGCATARTYGDQEFEKGNYNAALTRYEQAFAEGEKDWRAYHNAAKASLATADFSKAERYYAQAIRLGADIEVARELAAFYVKTSNYVSAVQMYQYLLNYEKDPRPVYTNLGAALMYAGKPLEGESFLLMAQQLDPVAKVPYLNLGILYDQHLRQPQHSLGFYKCFLTYATDEDPNRVKVDQRIRELAAKYPSAANRTIECGKPYSPDLETKSVNLKAEMEKVEKEYELFEGQAKSEESKEVVIEKMVEEDSPEKEKGTSEADRRYLIGDYEEATRIYMDQQVSKLTPLQVRRLAIGLSRLQKHAEAEMWITMALGQEETPELVRAALVSLKAIEKQDKVDELCQKFKDRAEYKEALEPCNGP; encoded by the coding sequence ATGAAACGATTATTGGTGGTGTTTTTCCTCGCATTCGGGACTCTTGCGGGGTGCGCCACAGCTCGCACCTACGGTGACCAAGAGTTCGAGAAGGGCAATTATAACGCGGCCTTGACGCGCTATGAGCAGGCTTTTGCTGAGGGTGAGAAGGATTGGAGAGCCTATCACAATGCAGCGAAAGCTAGCCTTGCGACCGCTGATTTCTCCAAGGCTGAACGCTACTACGCGCAGGCGATTCGATTGGGGGCGGATATCGAAGTCGCGCGCGAGCTCGCTGCGTTTTACGTCAAGACCTCGAATTACGTCAGCGCTGTGCAGATGTATCAGTACCTATTGAACTACGAGAAGGATCCTCGGCCAGTGTACACCAACCTTGGAGCCGCGCTGATGTACGCCGGCAAGCCTCTAGAGGGTGAGTCATTCCTTCTCATGGCCCAGCAGCTCGACCCCGTGGCGAAGGTTCCCTATCTGAACCTTGGTATTCTCTACGATCAGCACCTACGCCAACCGCAACACTCACTTGGCTTCTACAAGTGCTTCCTCACTTACGCCACAGATGAAGACCCGAACCGCGTGAAGGTGGACCAACGTATCCGAGAGCTTGCAGCGAAGTATCCTTCGGCCGCGAATCGAACCATTGAGTGCGGAAAGCCCTATTCGCCAGATTTGGAGACCAAATCGGTGAATCTTAAGGCCGAGATGGAAAAGGTTGAAAAGGAATATGAGTTGTTCGAGGGGCAGGCCAAGTCTGAGGAATCGAAGGAAGTCGTGATCGAAAAGATGGTTGAAGAAGACTCACCGGAGAAAGAGAAAGGTACCTCGGAGGCCGATCGCCGATATCTGATAGGTGATTATGAAGAAGCCACTCGCATCTACATGGACCAACAAGTCTCTAAACTCACGCCTCTTCAGGTGCGTCGCCTTGCGATAGGTCTCTCGCGGCTTCAGAAGCACGCAGAAGCCGAGATGTGGATTACTATGGCTCTTGGGCAGGAAGAGACTCCTGAGCTCGTCAGGGCCGCTCTCGTGTCGCTTAAGGCAATCGAGAAGCAAGACAAAGTGGACGAACTTTGCCAGAAGTTCAAAGATCGGGCAGAGTACAAGGAAGCGCTTGAACCCTGTAACGGTCCATAA
- a CDS encoding Flp family type IVb pilin encodes MLKRLRLNRRGATATEYIVMIVLVALFVLGIIRVFGDTVKDKYMRANSELTGTLAEEDGQAGSMGQDGTYGDGSAAGSGQGQGGAGGQGGSEAGGSGGSGSAGGASASKGGKSGSGKSGGGGSGDKGSGAGGGSSGDDADAAGGGGGGGGGGLFGGKGSFNPMILLAALLMVGLLLYVMFKGKDG; translated from the coding sequence ATGCTGAAACGACTTCGACTGAACCGTCGTGGAGCTACCGCGACTGAATATATCGTGATGATTGTGCTCGTCGCACTCTTTGTGCTCGGCATCATCCGGGTCTTCGGCGACACCGTCAAAGACAAGTACATGCGGGCCAATAGTGAGCTGACCGGTACTTTGGCCGAGGAAGATGGACAGGCAGGCTCCATGGGCCAAGACGGTACTTACGGCGACGGCTCTGCCGCGGGAAGTGGGCAAGGTCAGGGTGGTGCTGGGGGCCAAGGAGGCTCAGAGGCTGGCGGTTCCGGGGGTTCGGGATCAGCGGGCGGTGCGTCTGCCTCAAAAGGTGGCAAGTCAGGGTCTGGGAAGAGTGGTGGTGGAGGCTCCGGCGATAAAGGCTCCGGCGCGGGGGGCGGTAGTTCTGGTGACGATGCTGACGCCGCCGGTGGTGGCGGAGGTGGAGGAGGCGGTGGCCTCTTTGGCGGAAAAGGAAGTTTCAATCCGATGATCCTGCTCGCCGCACTCCTCATGGTAGGACTTCTCCTATACGTGATGTTCAAAGGGAAAGATGGATGA
- a CDS encoding heme exporter protein CcmB, giving the protein MPAWLSQTKHIIQKDLQRELRTREVLTTTLAFSLMLMVIFAFGFFKHDESAIGIFPGVLWISVLFTGTLVLTRSFDHEKEGQCLRALALIPGTERSLFIGKYIMNLVFMLGFQVILVPLLLFTFGVSWEFDSSPLILALVLATAGFAALGTVVAAMLVHIQMRDVFLPVILFPMASPLLIGGVKVTAQVLSNDLQGREEVLTWLVGMGVADVVYFMLGLWLFRWILSAIE; this is encoded by the coding sequence ATGCCCGCTTGGCTATCCCAAACTAAGCATATCATCCAAAAGGACCTCCAACGTGAGCTTCGAACACGTGAGGTCTTGACCACCACATTGGCGTTTTCGCTAATGCTCATGGTCATTTTTGCATTCGGATTCTTCAAACACGATGAGTCGGCCATCGGGATTTTTCCAGGCGTTCTGTGGATATCGGTACTCTTCACGGGAACGCTCGTGTTGACGCGCTCATTTGACCACGAAAAAGAAGGCCAATGCCTTCGAGCACTCGCTCTAATCCCAGGCACGGAACGCAGCCTCTTCATCGGCAAATACATCATGAATCTGGTGTTTATGCTGGGTTTTCAGGTGATTCTGGTTCCGCTTCTACTTTTTACCTTCGGCGTGAGTTGGGAGTTCGACTCAAGTCCGCTCATCCTTGCTTTAGTTCTAGCGACAGCGGGATTCGCAGCGCTTGGAACCGTGGTTGCCGCCATGCTCGTGCACATTCAAATGCGCGATGTCTTCCTCCCTGTGATCCTCTTCCCGATGGCGTCTCCTCTACTCATCGGCGGGGTGAAAGTGACAGCACAAGTACTCTCGAACGACCTTCAAGGCCGCGAGGAGGTTCTTACATGGCTCGTGGGTATGGGCGTGGCTGACGTGGTGTACTTTATGCTCGGGCTCTGGCTCTTCCGATGGATTCTCTCGGCTATCGAATAG
- a CDS encoding ABC transporter ATP-binding protein, with protein MKTIRLDNVSKVYQRHFALHRVTTEFNAGQLTLVLGGNGAGKTTLMNLLATLEPPSDGSIRFGDWDFETFSRRGRRNIGWVSHDSLLYPELSGRENLEFYAKMYGIKNPSKTAQDWLERIELSAAADKRVRTYSRGMKQRLSIARALIHRPALVLLDEPMTGLDHRSKDVMLRIFDEARSQGQIVVMITHDFSVPISMADRVIILDQGKLVFHDSTHEGMNLADLYLEKTS; from the coding sequence ATGAAAACGATTAGGCTCGATAACGTCTCAAAGGTCTATCAGCGCCATTTCGCCCTACATCGTGTCACCACAGAGTTCAACGCAGGTCAGCTCACTCTAGTCTTGGGAGGAAACGGCGCCGGCAAGACCACTCTAATGAATCTGCTCGCCACACTTGAGCCCCCAAGTGACGGCAGTATCCGATTTGGCGATTGGGATTTCGAAACATTTTCACGCCGCGGCCGCCGAAATATCGGTTGGGTCAGTCACGACTCCCTGCTATATCCTGAGCTCTCAGGTCGCGAGAACCTTGAATTCTACGCCAAGATGTATGGCATCAAGAACCCGAGCAAAACCGCACAAGATTGGCTCGAGAGAATTGAGCTGAGTGCGGCTGCAGACAAGCGTGTTAGAACCTATTCAAGAGGAATGAAGCAACGCCTGAGTATTGCCCGCGCCTTGATTCATCGGCCTGCCCTCGTGCTTCTCGATGAGCCTATGACTGGACTCGACCACCGCTCGAAGGACGTCATGCTGCGTATTTTTGACGAGGCGCGTTCACAAGGGCAAATTGTGGTGATGATCACCCATGATTTTTCGGTGCCTATCTCGATGGCAGACCGTGTGATCATTTTGGACCAGGGAAAACTTGTCTTCCACGATAGCACCCACGAAGGTATGAACCTTGCGGACCTCTATCTTGAAAAGACTTCCTAA